A single region of the Musa acuminata AAA Group cultivar baxijiao chromosome BXJ1-11, Cavendish_Baxijiao_AAA, whole genome shotgun sequence genome encodes:
- the LOC135596787 gene encoding protochlorophyllide reductase-like — protein MSSTMALQASFLPSALSAHKEGKANGGAKDSAFLGVSLSETMKSDFSSSVLRSHKRNNLSAGIRAQTATTTPGVKSSAPDGKKTLRKGNVIVTGASSGLGLATAKALAETGRWNVIMACRDFLKAEKAAKSAGMAKENYQVMHLDLASLDSVRQFVRNFRQSGLPLDVLVCNAAVYFPTAKEPTFTADGFEMSVGVNHLGHFLLARELLEDLKESDYPSRRLIIVGSITGNTNTLAGNIPPKANLGDLRGLAGGLNGLGGSTMIDGGEFDGAKAYKDSKVCNMLTMQEFHRRFHEETGVTFASLYPGCIATTGLFREHVALFRLLFPPFQKYITKGFVSEEEAGKRLAQVVIDPSLTKSGVYWSWNNNSASFENQLSEEASDPEKAQRLWQLSEKLVGLA, from the exons ATGAGCAGCACAATGGCGCTTCAGGCTTCGTTTCTTCCTTCGGCTCTCTCAGCTCACAAGGAG GGAAAGGCTAATGGAGGTGCGAAGGACTCGGCTTTCTTGGGTGTGTCTCTGTCTGAAACCATGAAGTCGGACTTCAGTTCCTCGGTTCTCAGGAGCCACAAG AGGAATAATCTTTCAGCCGGAATCAGAGCTCAGACTGCAACTACAACCCCGGGGGTCAAAAGCTCCGCCCCGGATGGGAAGAAGACGCTGAGGAAGGGCAACGTGATCGTCACGGGGGCCTCCTCCGGCCTCGGCCTTGCCACCGCTAAGGCACTGGCCGAGACGGGACGATGGAATGTGATCATGGCGTGCCGCGACTTCCTCAAGGCCGAGAAGGCGGCCAAGTCGGCCGGCATGGCCAAGGAGAACTACCAGGTCATGCACCTCGACCTGGCGTCCCTCGACAGCGTCCGCCAGTTCGTCAGGAACTTCCGGCAGAGCGGGCTGCCCCTCGACGTCCTCGTGTGCAACGCAGCCGTCTACTTCCCCACCGCCAAAGAGCCGACCTTCACCGCCGACGGCTTTGAGATGAGCGTCGGAGTCAACCACCTAGGCCACTTCCTCCTCGCCCGAGAACTCCTCGAGGACCTCAAGGAATCGGATTACCCCTCCCGACGTCTCATCATCGTCGGCTCGATCACAG GGAACACCAACACCTTGGCCGGGAACATACCCCCGAAAGCAAACCTGGGAGACCTGCGAGGGCTCGCGGGGGGATTGAATGGGCTCGGCGGCTCCACCATGATCGACGGAGGCGAGTTCGACGGCGCCAAGGCGTACAAGGACAGCAAGGTCTGCAACATGCTCACGATGCAGGAGTTCCACAGGCGGTTCCACGAGGAGACCGGGGTCACATTTGCCTCCCTCTACCCCGGTTGCATCGCCACCACCGGGCTCTTCAGGGAGCACGTCGCTTTGTTCCGCCTCCTCTTTCCTCCCTTCCAAAAGTACATCACCAAAGGCTTCGTCTCCGAGGAGGAAGCAGGCAAAAGACTCGCACAG GTGGTGATTGATCCAAGCTTGACTAAGTCCGGCGTGTACTGGAGCTGGAACAATAACTCGGCGTCGTTCGAGAACCAGTTGTCGGAGGAAGCCAGTGATCCTGAGAAGGCTCAGAGGCTGTGGCAGCTAAGTGAGAAGCTGGTAGGTTTGGCGTAG
- the LOC135596785 gene encoding uncharacterized protein LOC135596785, which yields MMHDKEQGEEEEEEEEEFYESLDRILSSSCSSTSASEDDGDGHRRRTFPLPPLPSLDVWTSEPAPVAERRLLLLQRLGLAGDPTLVRLPPPAGAPLPAWDASSSSSSSPSAPAAGMVRSRSDGSVNPCSVNKPEPPRRPYQHQHQRSINLPVSHRPPLFSRSRPLSTGNLDVSDGDASSSVGSRDRCDDPRCLIKNLDNGREFVVKEFGKDGMWNKLREVETGRQLTMEEFKMCVGWSPIVQELMRRQNVEEAAHGGGSSGGSGGAPRIDGASRGGTRLKKKGSWLRSVRNVAGVAIAGGHHQQRRSSDEKDTSSEKGGRRSSSATDDSQDGAPGLDLRVKVRQSGKSHKELTGLYMSQAIQAHNGSIWCIKFSLDGRYLATAGEDCVIHVWEVSKITTKGGLLKVAEQSGNFNPFAMAIDDCPPDPRLVLASAEGNHWENKRRAKISGSRRSVSSDSLMMPEHMFSLSESPVCSFRGHSDDVLDLSWSKSQYLLSSSMDKTVRLWHMSSNCCLKTFTHSDYVTCIQFNPIDDRYFISGSLDEKVRIWSIPDRQIVDWNDLHEMVTAACYTPDGQGALVGSHEGSCHLYDTSDNRLLQKSRIELQNKKKKSRHKKITGFQFAPGSSSKVLVTSADSRVRILDNDALVHKFKGFRNTSSQISAYWTANGRYVICASEDSHVYVWRYDEDSRPSRSKTAATVTQSYEHFHCQGVTVAVPWPCSGLERMVKTHSNKKDQVGEESQANSPLLVEANGLHLSPSPSNQNISCQQNNSILGRKPDHFGDKLSATWPEELMASKQTPRSNNDLNSCHMPVPKSSAWGLVIVTASRCGEIRTFQNFSIPFQI from the exons ATGATGCACGATAAGGaacagggggaggaggaggaggaggaggaagaggagttctACGAGTCCTTGGACCGCATCCTGTCATCGTCCTGCTCCTCCACTTCCGCCTCCGAAGACGACGGCGACGGCCACCGCCGCCGCACCTTCCCCCTGCCGCCGTTGCCCTCCCTCGACGTCTGGACCTCCGAGCCCGCCCCCGTCGCGGAACGCcgactcctcctcctccagcgCCTCGGCCTCGCCGGAGACCCTACCCTCGTCCGCCTCCCCCCTCCCGCCGGCGCACCGCTTCCCGCCTGGGAtgcctcctcgtcctcttcctcctctccctcggcCCCCGCCGCCGGCATGGTCCGATCCAGATCCGATGGGTCTGTCAACCCCTGCTCCGTAAATAAACCCGAGCCTCCGCGCCGGCCTTACCAACACCAGCATCAGAGATCGATCAATTTGCCGGTATCCCACAGGCCGCCTCTCTTCTCGAGATCTCGGCCCTTGTCTACCGGGAATCTCGATGTCTCCGACGGCGACGCAAGCAGCAGCGTCGGCAGCAGAGACCGCTGCGATGACCCCAGGTGCTTGATCAAGAACCTCGACAACGGGAGGGAGTTCGTGGTGAAGGAATTCGGGAAGGATGGGATGTGGAACAAGTTAAGGGAGGTTGAGACCGGGCGGCAGCTCACGATGGAGGAGTTCAAGATGTGCGTCGGCTGGTCACCCATCGTTCAAGAACTGATGAGACGGCAGAACGTGGAGGAGGCCGCGCATGGCGGCGGCAGCTCCGGCGGTTCCGGTGGCGCGCCACGAATCGATGGGGCTTCCAGGGGAGGGACGAGGCTAAAGAAGAAAGGAAGCTGGCTCAGGAGCGTGAGGAATGTGGCGGGTGTTGCGATAGCTGGAGGGCACCATCAGCAGCGTCGGAGTAGTGATGAGAAAGATACATCTTCGGAGAAGGGAGGGAGGAGGTCGAGCTCTGCTACAGATGACAGCCAGGATGGTGCGCCCGGCCTAGACCTTCGTGTGAAGGTCCGACAGTCTGGGAAGTCTCACAAGGAGCTCACCGGTCTTTACATGAGCCAGGCTATTCAGGCCCATAATGGTTCCATCTGGTGCATCAAGTTTAGTTTGGACGGGCGGTACTTGGCTACTGCCGGAGAGGACTGTGTCATCCATGTGTGGGAAGTCTCTAAGATCACTACAAAGGGGGGTTTGCTAAAAGTAGCTGAGCAGAGTGGGAATTTCAATCCATTTGCTATGGCAATCGATGATTGCCCACCAGATCCAAGATTGGTGTTGGCCAGTGCCGAAGGGAACCATTGGGAAAATAAGCGAAGAGCAAAGATTTCTGGCAGTCGGAGGTCTGTTAGCTCGGACTCTCTTATGATGCCAGAACATATGTTTTCTCTGTCAGAGAGCCCTGTATGTTCTTTCAGAGGCCACTCAGATGATGTCCTTGATCTCTCTTGGTCAAAATCACAG TACCTTCTTTCATCTTCAATGGACAAAACTGTTCGGCTTTGGCACATGTCCAGCAACTGCTGTTTAAAAACATTCACACATAGTGACTACG tgacttgcatccaGTTCAATCCTATTGATGACAGGTACTTCATTAGCGGATCCCTAGACGAGAAAGTCCGCATATGGAGTATTCCAGATCGTCAAATTGTTGACTGGAATGATTTGCATGAGATGGTCACTGCTGCCTGCTATACCCCTGATGGGCAG GGCGCTCTAGTTGGTTCACACGAGGGGAGTTGTCACTTGTATGATACATCTG ACAATAGGCTTCTCCAAAAAAGTCGCATTGAAttgcaaaataagaaaaagaagtcCAGACACAAGAAAATTACTGGATTCCAG TTTGCTCCAGGGAGTTCTTCAAAGGTGCTGGTTACATCTGCAGATTCACGAGTGCGGATACTTGATAATGATGCACTGGTCCACAAATTCAAAG GGTTTCGCAATACAAGCAGCCAAATCTCAGCATACTGGACTGCTAATGGAAGATATGTTATCTGTGCCAGTGAGGACTCTCATGTATATGTATGGAGATACGATGAAGATTCTCGGCCTAGTAGGAGCAAAACTGCAGCAACTGTCACGCAGTCTTATGAGCATTTCCACTGCCAGGGTGTGACAGTAGCTGTTCCTTGGCCATGCTCCGGATTGGAAAGGATGGTGAAAACTCACTccaacaagaaggaccaagttggtGAAGAATCTCAGGCCAATTCACCACTTCTGGTTGAAGCCAATGGGCTCCATCTTTCGCCTTCTCCTAGTAACCAGAACATTAGTTGCCAGCAAAACAATAGCATTCTCGGTCGAAAACCAGATCACTTCGGTGACAAGCTTTCAGCAACTTGGCCTGAAGAGCTCATGGCTAGTAAACAGACACCTCGAAGTAATAATGACCTGAACAGTTGTCATATGCCGGTGCCAAAAAGTTCGGCCTGGGGATTGGTGATTGTCACTGCAAGTCGATGCGGCGAAATTAGAACTTTTCAGAATTTCAGCATTCCATTTCAAATATAA